One region of Polynucleobacter paneuropaeus genomic DNA includes:
- the hisI gene encoding phosphoribosyl-AMP cyclohydrolase, producing MSTFTPNQSLQADGWLDAISWNEQSLVPVIAQEVGSKDVLMMAWMNRDALLETLRLGEAIYWSRSRQKLWHKGEESGHTQKVREIRLDCDGDTILLLVEQKDGIACHRGEHSCFFLNWDSAKSAWVDESKAAK from the coding sequence ATGAGCACATTTACCCCAAATCAATCTTTGCAAGCGGATGGCTGGCTGGATGCTATTTCCTGGAATGAGCAAAGCCTAGTGCCAGTCATTGCCCAAGAAGTGGGCAGTAAAGATGTCTTAATGATGGCCTGGATGAATCGGGATGCTTTGCTAGAGACTTTGCGCTTAGGCGAAGCTATCTATTGGAGTCGCTCTAGACAGAAGCTGTGGCACAAAGGAGAAGAGTCTGGCCATACCCAAAAAGTGAGAGAAATTCGCTTGGATTGTGATGGCGATACGATTTTGCTTTTAGTGGAGCAAAAAGACGGCATTGCTTGCCATAGAGGTGAGCATAGCTGTTTCTTCCTCAATTGGGATAGTGCTAAATCGGCCTGGGTGGATGAGTCTAAAGCCGCTAAGTAA
- the hisF gene encoding imidazole glycerol phosphate synthase subunit HisF, with product MLTKRIIPCLDVTAGRVVKGVNFVGLRDAGDPVEIARRYDIQGADELTFLDITATSDGRDLILHIIEDVASQVFIPLTVGGGVRQVSDVRRLLNAGADKVSMNSSAVANPDLVSDASAHYGSQCIVVAIDAKQTPSGTWEVFTHGGRTATGIDVVAWAKEVTERGAGEILLTSMNRDGSKDGFDLELTAAVSKAVSVPVIASGGVGNLQHLVDGITKGHADAVLAASIFHYGEFTVGQAKEYMAAQGIPVRI from the coding sequence GTGCTCACCAAAAGAATTATTCCTTGCCTAGACGTGACAGCCGGTCGCGTCGTTAAAGGCGTTAATTTTGTTGGCCTGCGCGATGCTGGAGATCCTGTTGAGATTGCGCGTCGTTATGACATCCAGGGCGCAGATGAGCTCACTTTCTTAGACATCACTGCGACATCCGATGGTCGCGATCTGATTTTGCACATCATTGAAGATGTTGCCTCACAAGTATTTATTCCGCTGACGGTGGGCGGCGGAGTACGTCAAGTATCAGATGTACGTCGTTTACTCAATGCCGGCGCCGATAAAGTCAGTATGAATTCTTCCGCAGTAGCCAATCCTGATTTAGTTTCTGACGCATCCGCCCACTATGGCTCTCAATGCATTGTGGTCGCGATCGATGCCAAACAAACTCCAAGCGGTACTTGGGAAGTATTTACCCATGGTGGTAGAACGGCAACGGGGATTGATGTTGTGGCTTGGGCTAAAGAAGTGACCGAGCGTGGCGCTGGAGAAATTCTTTTAACCAGTATGAATCGCGATGGCAGCAAAGATGGTTTTGATTTGGAGCTCACTGCCGCTGTTAGTAAAGCAGTGAGCGTGCCTGTAATTGCTTCTGGCGGCGTTGGCAATCTTCAGCATTTAGTGGACGGCATTACCAAAGGGCATGCCGACGCCGTGCTAGCAGCAAGTATTTTTCATTACGGGGAATTTACGGTTGGGCAAGCAAAAGAATATATGGCGGCTCAAGGAATCCCGGTGCGCATTTAG
- the hisD gene encoding histidinol dehydrogenase, whose protein sequence is MSAAIPIQRLSSQDANFKPKLLASLSLPMADDAAIDIAVVNILKQVQSEGDIAILNFTKQFDRLNVNSVAQLEISKKDLEQAYLQLSPEQKSALDIAAQRVRAYHEQQRKEAGCHSWEYTEKDGTRLGQKVTPLDRVGIYVPGGKAAYPSSVLMNAIPAKVAGVQEVIMVVPTPDGARNSLVLAAAWIAGVDRVFTIGGAQAVAALAYGTKTIPSVDKIVGPGNAYVAAAKRRVFGTVGIDMIAGPSEILILCDGTIDPDWIAMDLFSQAEHDELAQSILLCPDATFIEKVQASINKLLPEMPRKQVIETSLKNRALLIQVKDMNEACDIANAIAAEHLEICAANPRQWAEKIRHAGAIFMGNYTSESLGDYCAGPNHVLPTARTARFSSPLGVYDFIKRSSMIEVSEAGAQTLGQVASTLAHGEGLQAHARAAEMRLKK, encoded by the coding sequence ATGAGTGCAGCAATTCCAATTCAGCGTCTGAGTAGTCAAGATGCGAATTTCAAACCAAAATTACTCGCCAGCCTATCTTTACCGATGGCTGATGATGCAGCGATCGATATAGCGGTAGTCAATATTCTGAAACAGGTGCAGTCTGAGGGCGATATCGCCATCCTGAACTTTACAAAGCAGTTTGATCGCTTAAATGTTAATAGCGTGGCTCAGCTAGAGATTTCAAAAAAAGATCTTGAACAAGCTTATCTTCAATTAAGTCCAGAGCAAAAAAGTGCCTTAGATATTGCTGCACAAAGAGTTCGGGCTTATCACGAGCAACAAAGAAAAGAAGCAGGTTGCCATTCTTGGGAATATACCGAGAAAGACGGGACACGATTAGGACAAAAAGTTACGCCGCTTGATCGGGTTGGTATTTATGTCCCTGGTGGTAAAGCTGCCTACCCTTCCTCAGTGTTGATGAATGCCATACCTGCCAAGGTTGCTGGGGTTCAAGAGGTCATCATGGTGGTGCCCACTCCCGATGGTGCACGCAATTCTTTAGTATTGGCTGCCGCATGGATTGCAGGAGTTGATCGGGTCTTTACGATTGGTGGAGCGCAAGCAGTTGCGGCTTTGGCTTATGGCACTAAAACGATTCCTTCGGTCGATAAGATTGTTGGTCCTGGTAATGCGTATGTGGCCGCTGCTAAGCGCAGAGTATTTGGTACCGTAGGCATCGATATGATTGCTGGCCCATCTGAAATTCTGATTCTGTGTGATGGCACGATTGATCCTGATTGGATTGCGATGGATTTATTCTCACAAGCCGAGCATGATGAATTGGCTCAATCGATTTTGCTGTGTCCTGATGCAACTTTTATCGAAAAAGTACAAGCTAGCATTAATAAGCTTTTGCCTGAGATGCCCAGAAAGCAAGTCATCGAGACTTCATTGAAGAACCGCGCTTTACTCATCCAAGTAAAAGATATGAATGAGGCTTGTGATATAGCCAATGCTATTGCAGCTGAGCACTTAGAGATTTGTGCGGCTAATCCTCGCCAGTGGGCTGAGAAAATTCGTCATGCGGGCGCAATTTTTATGGGTAACTACACCAGTGAATCTCTTGGTGATTATTGCGCTGGACCCAATCACGTATTACCAACCGCTCGTACGGCTCGCTTTTCTTCTCCCTTGGGCGTTTACGATTTCATCAAACGTTCAAGCATGATTGAGGTGAGCGAAGCAGGCGCCCAGACCTTGGGGCAAGTAGCCAGCACCCTGGCTCATGGTGAGGGTCTGCAGGCACATGCACGTGCAGCAGAGATGCGTCTCAAGAAGTAG
- the hisG gene encoding ATP phosphoribosyltransferase — MKLTLALSKGRIFEETAEILSKVGIRPLEDPEKSRKLIIETSKPDVRLIIVRASDVPTYVQFGGADFGVAGLDILMEKGVDGLYVPFDLNIAKCRMSVAVREGFDYAAAVKQGSRLRVATKYVNCAREHFANKGVHIDTIQLYGSMELAPLVGLADAIVDLVSTGNTLRANGLVEVEPITDISARLIVNQASYKRKRDQLQPFFEQLK, encoded by the coding sequence ATGAAGCTGACTCTAGCCCTCTCAAAAGGGCGCATTTTCGAAGAAACCGCAGAGATCTTGTCCAAGGTCGGCATTCGGCCGCTGGAAGATCCGGAGAAGTCACGCAAACTCATTATTGAAACTTCCAAGCCGGATGTGCGCTTAATTATTGTGCGCGCCTCAGACGTGCCAACCTATGTCCAATTTGGCGGCGCTGACTTTGGGGTGGCTGGCCTCGATATTTTGATGGAAAAGGGTGTTGATGGTTTGTACGTGCCGTTCGATCTAAATATTGCTAAGTGCCGCATGTCAGTAGCAGTGCGCGAAGGATTTGACTATGCAGCAGCCGTTAAGCAAGGCTCACGCTTACGAGTGGCCACAAAGTATGTCAATTGCGCACGTGAACACTTTGCCAATAAAGGTGTACACATCGATACGATTCAGCTATATGGCTCGATGGAGTTAGCGCCCTTAGTGGGTTTAGCAGATGCAATTGTAGATCTGGTATCCACAGGAAATACTTTGCGGGCAAATGGTTTGGTAGAAGTTGAACCTATTACCGATATCAGCGCTCGTCTTATCGTCAATCAAGCTTCCTATAAACGGAAGCGTGATCAACTGCAGCCCTTTTTTGAGCAATTGAAGTAA
- the murA gene encoding UDP-N-acetylglucosamine 1-carboxyvinyltransferase has translation MDKLRMLGGTPLKGEVVIAGAKNAALPILCACLLTDQAITLCNVPELQDVRTMLKLLQEIGVTVEYPDINDRTHLILNAANIKSSEATYEMVKTMRASILVLGPLLTRMHSAKVSLPGGCAIGARPVDQHIKGLKAMGATIKIKSGYIQAETKPPLNRLLGASIVTDMITVTGTENLLMAATLASGTTVLENAAREPEVSDLAELLVKMGAKITGIGSDRLVIEGVESLHSAEHSVIPDRIEAGTFLCAVAAAGGEITLKHCRPDTLDAVIVKLKEAGLIVETGSDWIKATMQSRPKAVSFRTSEYPAFPTDMQAQLMAVNAIASGSASITETIFENRFMHVQELNRLGADIAIEGNTAIAQGVEKLSGAIVMATDLRASASLVIAGLAAQGETQVDRIYHLDRGYDRMEQKLTLLGANIQRVK, from the coding sequence ATGGATAAACTCCGTATGCTAGGTGGTACCCCGCTAAAAGGTGAGGTTGTCATAGCGGGAGCTAAGAATGCCGCCCTCCCAATTTTGTGCGCCTGCCTGTTAACAGACCAAGCGATTACTTTGTGCAACGTTCCTGAATTACAAGATGTCAGAACCATGCTCAAGCTTTTACAAGAGATTGGGGTGACTGTTGAGTATCCCGATATCAATGATCGCACTCACTTAATACTCAATGCCGCCAATATTAAAAGCTCAGAGGCCACTTACGAGATGGTGAAAACGATGCGGGCTTCAATCTTAGTGCTGGGTCCATTATTGACGCGGATGCATAGCGCCAAAGTCTCATTACCTGGAGGCTGCGCCATCGGTGCTCGTCCTGTTGATCAGCACATCAAAGGTTTAAAGGCGATGGGTGCAACGATCAAGATTAAAAGTGGTTACATTCAGGCAGAGACTAAGCCACCGCTTAATCGTTTGTTAGGTGCATCGATTGTGACCGACATGATCACGGTGACCGGCACAGAAAACTTATTGATGGCTGCGACTCTTGCCTCAGGAACTACAGTTTTGGAAAATGCAGCGCGTGAGCCAGAGGTCAGTGATCTTGCAGAACTGCTTGTGAAGATGGGCGCCAAAATAACCGGTATTGGTAGTGATCGCTTAGTGATTGAGGGTGTTGAAAGTTTGCATAGTGCAGAGCACTCTGTCATTCCTGATCGGATTGAGGCGGGTACATTCCTGTGTGCAGTAGCTGCTGCTGGCGGAGAAATCACTTTGAAACACTGCCGCCCAGACACACTTGATGCTGTGATTGTTAAGCTTAAGGAAGCAGGCTTGATAGTAGAGACAGGATCTGATTGGATAAAAGCAACGATGCAGTCTCGTCCTAAAGCAGTGAGCTTTCGGACCTCAGAGTACCCAGCTTTTCCAACCGATATGCAGGCTCAACTCATGGCGGTCAATGCGATTGCCTCCGGTAGCGCCAGCATTACTGAAACCATTTTTGAAAATCGCTTTATGCACGTGCAAGAGCTCAACCGCTTGGGTGCAGATATTGCGATTGAGGGTAATACCGCGATTGCTCAGGGTGTAGAAAAGCTATCCGGAGCCATTGTGATGGCCACCGACCTTCGGGCTTCGGCAAGCTTAGTCATTGCTGGCTTGGCTGCCCAAGGGGAAACTCAGGTTGACCGGATTTATCACCTGGACCGGGGTTATGACCGTATGGAGCAAAAGTTGACCCTCCTAGGAGCCAACATTCAGCGCGTCAAGTAA
- the hisB gene encoding imidazoleglycerol-phosphate dehydratase HisB — translation MRQADVTRNTSETKIEISINLDGTGKAELASGVPFLDHMLDQIARHGMIDLKVIAKGDTHIDDHHTVEDVGITLGQAFAKAVGDKTGITRYGHSYVPLDETLSRVVIDFSGRPGLEFNVPFTRARVGDFDVDLSIEFFRGFVNHAGVTLHIDNIRGINAHHQIETVFKAFGRALRMALAIDPRASGAVPSTKGSL, via the coding sequence ATGCGGCAAGCTGACGTTACCCGAAACACTTCGGAAACCAAAATCGAGATCTCCATTAATTTGGATGGAACCGGCAAGGCTGAATTAGCCTCGGGCGTCCCCTTTTTGGACCATATGCTTGACCAGATTGCACGTCACGGAATGATTGACCTCAAAGTGATCGCTAAGGGTGATACCCATATTGATGATCACCATACTGTCGAAGATGTTGGCATCACCTTGGGCCAAGCTTTTGCCAAAGCGGTTGGTGATAAAACCGGCATCACCCGTTATGGCCACTCTTATGTTCCCTTGGATGAAACTTTATCTAGAGTCGTCATTGATTTTTCTGGACGCCCTGGCTTAGAATTTAACGTACCCTTTACTCGTGCGCGAGTAGGTGATTTTGATGTCGATCTGAGCATTGAGTTTTTCCGTGGCTTTGTCAATCATGCCGGAGTAACTTTGCACATCGATAACATTCGGGGCATTAATGCTCACCACCAAATTGAAACGGTCTTTAAGGCCTTTGGCCGTGCTTTAAGAATGGCCTTAGCCATTGATCCCCGCGCTTCCGGGGCCGTTCCCTCAACCAAAGGCAGCCTCTAA
- a CDS encoding phosphoribosyl-ATP diphosphatase: MNNSAKSGSGLDSALAYLADVVDQRREAFKAGQIDPKTSYTALLFSKGDDGILKKIGEEATEAVMAAKDSRQSQLAAEQQKRLVGEMADLWFHCLIALSQFGLRPEDVIAELDRRLGTSGIEEKAARKATGQE, translated from the coding sequence ATGAATAATTCAGCAAAATCAGGATCAGGTTTGGATTCGGCTTTAGCCTATCTGGCTGATGTTGTGGATCAGCGCCGTGAGGCATTTAAGGCCGGTCAGATCGATCCCAAGACTTCCTATACTGCTTTGCTCTTCTCGAAGGGCGATGATGGGATTTTGAAAAAAATTGGTGAAGAGGCAACTGAAGCAGTGATGGCTGCTAAAGACTCTCGTCAATCACAGCTGGCAGCAGAGCAACAAAAACGCTTAGTTGGTGAAATGGCCGATCTTTGGTTTCATTGCCTGATTGCACTATCTCAATTTGGTTTGCGTCCCGAAGATGTCATTGCTGAGCTCGATCGCCGCTTGGGAACTTCTGGCATTGAAGAGAAGGCTGCCAGAAAAGCGACTGGCCAAGAGTAA
- a CDS encoding ABC transporter permease — translation MSSVMEKNTLKYGSGFPTLLRKEIKRFYKVAFQTVAAPVLTAILYLMIFGHVLEGKEVYGHISYTAFLIPGLVMMSLLQNAFANTSSSLIQSKLTGNLVFILLTPLSHFEFFSAYVLAAVFRGVVVGLGVFLITAWYGMPALEYPLWIMIFAFLGAAVLGSLGLIAGIWADKFDQLAAFQNFFIMPATMLSGVFYSIHSLPPIWQTVSRFNPFFYMIDGFRFGFFGVSDVSPWTSLTIIAAFLLCVSAIALRMLQTGYKLKH, via the coding sequence ATGAGCAGCGTGATGGAGAAAAATACTTTGAAGTATGGCAGTGGCTTTCCAACGCTATTGCGTAAAGAAATTAAACGTTTTTATAAGGTCGCCTTTCAGACGGTAGCTGCCCCTGTATTAACAGCGATTCTGTATTTGATGATTTTTGGTCATGTCCTTGAAGGTAAAGAGGTTTACGGTCACATTAGTTACACCGCTTTTTTAATTCCGGGTTTGGTGATGATGAGCCTCTTGCAAAATGCCTTTGCAAATACCTCCTCCTCTTTGATCCAATCTAAGCTCACTGGTAACTTGGTATTTATCTTGCTTACCCCCTTGAGCCATTTTGAATTCTTTTCAGCTTATGTATTGGCTGCAGTTTTCCGGGGGGTAGTGGTGGGCTTGGGAGTCTTTTTAATTACTGCTTGGTATGGTATGCCCGCACTGGAATACCCTCTATGGATCATGATCTTTGCGTTTCTGGGCGCCGCAGTACTGGGTAGTTTGGGTTTAATTGCGGGAATTTGGGCTGATAAATTTGATCAGCTTGCCGCGTTTCAGAACTTCTTCATCATGCCAGCCACTATGCTGTCTGGCGTTTTCTATTCAATTCACTCGCTTCCTCCAATTTGGCAGACGGTCTCGCGCTTCAATCCATTCTTCTACATGATTGATGGATTCCGGTTTGGATTCTTCGGAGTATCCGATGTATCTCCTTGGACAAGCCTAACTATCATTGCTGCTTTCTTGCTGTGCGTATCAGCCATTGCATTGCGAATGCTGCAAACGGGTTATAAATTAAAGCATTAA
- the hisH gene encoding imidazole glycerol phosphate synthase subunit HisH — MAQIIAIVDYGMGNLRSVYQAFHHVAPDAKILLTQRPEEIAQAHRVVLPGQGAMPDCMKQLKDSGLLEAVLDAAKNKPLLGVCVGEQMLFDQSAETRPGSSLTPCLGLIPGEVRRFELQGQKQADGSDFKVPHMGWNQVRQDIAHPLWADIPDLTSFYFVHSYYVVPKEVKNIAGSTEYGNWFTSAVTRDNIFATQFHPEKSAEYGLRLYKNFVSWQP, encoded by the coding sequence TTGGCGCAAATCATTGCGATCGTTGATTACGGAATGGGCAATCTCCGTTCCGTGTATCAAGCCTTTCATCATGTTGCGCCGGACGCCAAGATTTTGCTGACCCAGCGGCCTGAAGAAATCGCGCAAGCCCACAGGGTGGTTCTACCTGGTCAGGGTGCGATGCCCGACTGCATGAAACAGTTAAAAGACTCCGGCTTGTTAGAAGCAGTATTAGACGCCGCCAAAAATAAGCCTTTGTTGGGTGTCTGCGTTGGTGAGCAAATGCTCTTTGATCAAAGCGCTGAGACTCGCCCTGGTTCTTCTCTCACCCCTTGCTTGGGCCTGATTCCTGGAGAAGTCCGTCGTTTTGAATTACAAGGCCAAAAACAAGCAGATGGTTCAGATTTCAAGGTTCCCCACATGGGCTGGAATCAAGTGCGCCAAGATATTGCTCACCCACTTTGGGCGGACATTCCAGATCTGACCAGCTTCTACTTTGTCCACAGCTACTATGTCGTGCCAAAAGAGGTGAAAAATATAGCCGGTTCAACCGAGTACGGGAATTGGTTTACTTCTGCGGTAACGCGAGATAATATTTTTGCTACGCAGTTTCATCCAGAAAAGAGTGCAGAATATGGACTGCGACTGTATAAAAACTTTGTTTCCTGGCAACCTTAA
- the tatB gene encoding Sec-independent protein translocase protein TatB: MIDLGVSKLALIAVVALIVVGPERLPKVARVAGNLFGRAQRYMSEVKSEVNRQMEMEEFRKIREESTAVLKEVENSIHSTAQEVTTHLSDQADLGLASSTSFDSIPNEQDVIRKTQRQGRNSWANKRAARPLWFKRSSGIRARVQSGAARMKRFHHSASK, translated from the coding sequence ATGATTGATCTTGGAGTTTCAAAACTTGCGCTCATTGCGGTAGTCGCCTTAATTGTGGTGGGCCCTGAGCGCCTCCCAAAAGTGGCCCGCGTTGCTGGCAATTTATTTGGACGTGCACAGCGTTACATGTCTGAAGTGAAATCTGAAGTCAACCGTCAAATGGAGATGGAAGAGTTCAGAAAAATACGGGAAGAAAGTACTGCAGTACTCAAAGAGGTTGAGAACAGTATTCATTCGACCGCTCAAGAAGTCACTACCCATCTGAGTGATCAAGCTGATCTGGGTTTAGCAAGCTCAACGAGTTTTGACTCGATTCCCAATGAGCAAGATGTCATTCGGAAGACGCAGCGTCAAGGCAGGAATAGTTGGGCAAATAAACGCGCAGCTAGACCTTTATGGTTCAAACGTTCTTCAGGCATTCGGGCAAGGGTGCAATCGGGCGCCGCCAGAATGAAACGTTTTCATCACAGCGCTAGTAAGTAA
- a CDS encoding BolA family protein produces the protein MLPTPEQIESYIKQGIACSHIQVEGDGQHFFATIVSPDFAGKRLVQRHQLVYAAMGDRMKAEVHALSIKAFTPEEFEQSHG, from the coding sequence ATGTTGCCAACCCCCGAGCAAATTGAAAGCTATATCAAGCAAGGAATTGCTTGTTCTCACATCCAGGTTGAAGGGGATGGCCAACACTTCTTTGCCACGATTGTGAGCCCAGACTTTGCGGGAAAGCGTTTGGTACAACGTCACCAGTTGGTGTATGCGGCGATGGGCGATCGCATGAAAGCAGAAGTCCACGCGCTTTCGATTAAAGCGTTTACCCCTGAAGAGTTTGAGCAGAGTCATGGATAA
- a CDS encoding histidine triad nucleotide-binding protein — translation MSHDPNCLFCKIAQGLIPSQKVYEDEEIFAFKDINPGAPIHFLIIPKKHMPMLESAQAEDAPLLGRMMELAPRLAKEQGCRPGKDGGFRVMVNNGADGGQEVYHLHLHVLGGPRPWKK, via the coding sequence ATGAGTCACGATCCCAATTGCCTATTTTGTAAGATCGCCCAAGGTTTGATTCCTTCACAAAAGGTGTATGAAGATGAAGAAATCTTTGCTTTTAAGGACATTAATCCTGGGGCGCCAATTCATTTTTTAATCATTCCTAAAAAACATATGCCAATGTTAGAGTCGGCTCAGGCTGAAGATGCCCCTTTGCTCGGTAGAATGATGGAATTAGCACCTCGTCTTGCAAAAGAGCAGGGCTGTCGTCCCGGAAAAGATGGCGGCTTTAGAGTGATGGTCAATAATGGCGCAGATGGTGGGCAAGAGGTCTATCACCTGCATTTACATGTTTTGGGCGGTCCACGCCCCTGGAAAAAATAA
- the hisC gene encoding histidinol-phosphate transaminase translates to MSRFWSPVVETLTPYVPGEQLQMQRLVKLNTNESPYGPSPKALAAIQNQTTEDLRLYPDPESNLLKAAIAKLHGLNTNQVFVGNGSDEVLAHIFLALFKQKAPILFPDITYSFYPVYCKLYGIEYQTIPLGPQFEINTASYQIPNGGIIFPNPNAPTGRSIPRIEIETLLGKNRDSVLVIDEAYVDYGTESSIPLLRGPICPENLLVVHTLSKSRALAGLRVGFAVGHPDLIAGLERVKNSFNSYPLGQLAQAGALAAIEDQAYLERTCAKVMQTREQLIKALSDLGFETLPSSANFILTRHPKSAGEKLYQELRERGIIVRHFKNPRITEFLRITIGTDEQSQKLLKVLQEILN, encoded by the coding sequence ATGAGCCGTTTTTGGAGCCCTGTTGTTGAAACCCTCACACCCTATGTTCCGGGTGAGCAGCTACAAATGCAGCGCTTGGTTAAGCTCAATACGAACGAGAGTCCTTATGGCCCCTCGCCTAAGGCACTGGCAGCCATTCAAAACCAAACCACTGAAGACCTCCGACTGTACCCCGATCCCGAGAGCAATCTTCTCAAGGCTGCAATTGCCAAACTGCATGGCTTAAATACAAATCAAGTATTCGTGGGCAATGGGTCGGATGAAGTTCTGGCACATATTTTTTTAGCGCTCTTCAAGCAAAAAGCACCCATTCTTTTTCCAGACATCACTTACAGCTTCTATCCCGTCTATTGCAAGCTGTATGGAATTGAATATCAAACTATTCCATTGGGCCCTCAATTTGAGATCAACACTGCGAGCTATCAAATTCCCAATGGTGGAATTATCTTCCCCAATCCCAATGCCCCAACTGGTAGATCTATTCCCCGCATAGAGATTGAAACGCTTCTTGGCAAAAATCGTGATTCTGTTTTAGTGATTGATGAAGCCTATGTAGATTACGGAACTGAGTCTTCTATTCCGCTTCTGCGCGGACCCATTTGTCCAGAAAATTTACTCGTAGTACACACCCTCTCCAAATCACGCGCCTTAGCTGGTCTTCGCGTCGGCTTTGCAGTAGGTCACCCTGATTTAATTGCGGGTCTTGAAAGAGTCAAAAATAGTTTTAACTCCTATCCATTGGGTCAACTTGCTCAGGCTGGAGCACTTGCAGCGATTGAAGATCAAGCCTATCTTGAGCGTACCTGTGCCAAAGTCATGCAGACACGCGAGCAATTAATCAAAGCACTCAGCGATTTGGGTTTTGAGACCTTGCCTTCAAGCGCGAACTTCATTCTGACACGTCACCCCAAGAGCGCTGGTGAGAAACTTTATCAAGAGCTTCGTGAGCGCGGCATTATCGTGCGCCACTTTAAAAACCCCCGTATCACTGAGTTCCTGCGGATCACGATTGGGACAGATGAGCAGTCCCAAAAACTGCTCAAAGTACTTCAAGAAATCCTGAATTAG
- the hisA gene encoding 1-(5-phosphoribosyl)-5-[(5-phosphoribosylamino)methylideneamino]imidazole-4-carboxamide isomerase yields MLLIPAIDLKDGHCVRLEQGDMDKATVFSEDPAAMAKHWISKGARRLHLVDLNGAFAGKLKNESAIKAIIKAVGDEIPVQLGGGIRDLETIERLLDDGISTVIIGTAAVKNPGFLQDACTAFPGHIMVGLDARDGKVATDGWSKITGHEVIDLGKKFEDYGAEAIIYTDIGRDGMLKGVNLEATVKLAQAVRIPVIASGGLSNNKDIEALCAAEEEGVMGVIAGRSIYAGDLDLTAAQKYADEMTLKYAKKIS; encoded by the coding sequence ATGCTGCTGATTCCTGCAATTGACTTAAAAGATGGCCACTGCGTCCGCTTGGAGCAGGGCGATATGGATAAGGCTACGGTATTTTCGGAAGATCCCGCTGCGATGGCAAAACATTGGATTTCTAAAGGGGCACGCCGTCTGCACTTGGTTGATCTCAATGGCGCCTTTGCTGGTAAGTTAAAAAATGAATCCGCAATTAAAGCGATTATCAAAGCAGTGGGTGATGAGATCCCCGTTCAGTTGGGTGGCGGTATTCGAGATCTAGAAACAATCGAGCGTTTGCTCGATGATGGAATTAGTACCGTCATTATTGGTACAGCCGCGGTGAAAAATCCAGGCTTCTTGCAAGATGCTTGCACTGCATTCCCTGGCCACATCATGGTCGGATTGGATGCGCGTGATGGCAAGGTGGCTACTGATGGTTGGAGCAAGATCACTGGTCATGAAGTGATTGATCTGGGTAAAAAATTCGAGGACTATGGCGCTGAAGCAATCATCTACACAGACATTGGTCGAGATGGCATGCTCAAGGGTGTGAACTTAGAAGCAACAGTCAAGCTAGCTCAAGCAGTGCGTATCCCGGTGATAGCAAGTGGCGGACTCTCTAACAACAAAGACATTGAAGCACTCTGCGCAGCAGAAGAAGAGGGCGTAATGGGTGTGATTGCGGGCCGCTCGATTTATGCTGGTGATCTTGATCTCACCGCTGCGCAAAAATACGCTGATGAGATGACACTTAAATACGCTAAGAAAATTAGTTAA
- the tatA gene encoding Sec-independent protein translocase subunit TatA has protein sequence MGSFSIWHWLIVLVIVMLVFGTKKLRNIGQDLGGAVKGFKDGMNSADATKEQIPSGGATTDKTVDVQAKDLNK, from the coding sequence ATGGGTTCATTCAGTATTTGGCATTGGTTAATCGTGTTGGTCATTGTGATGTTAGTCTTTGGTACCAAAAAATTACGCAATATCGGACAAGATCTTGGGGGCGCAGTAAAGGGCTTTAAAGATGGTATGAATAGCGCCGACGCTACGAAAGAGCAAATCCCCTCAGGCGGAGCAACTACAGACAAGACTGTAGATGTGCAAGCTAAAGATCTGAATAAGTAA